The following coding sequences lie in one Pogoniulus pusillus isolate bPogPus1 chromosome 29, bPogPus1.pri, whole genome shotgun sequence genomic window:
- the EDN3 gene encoding endothelin-3 isoform X1 — MELGLLFLFGLTITSTAGSALPRPRSLPLPAGTEPRSAALGQKDREESEASALPAGGRAKVDGGALRRRARRCTCYTYKDKECVYYCHLDIIWINTPERTVPYGLSNFRSSFRGKRSTGQIQSTFQFSLRCSCLDAYDKQCMQFCRTPDRRRNHESMKKTEEKDQRKEEQRPFIQ; from the exons ATGGAGCTGGGTTTATTGTTCCTCTTTGGACTTACAATTACGTCGACTGCAG GGTCCGCGCTGCCCCGGCCCcgatccctgcctctgcccgcTGGCACTGAGCCGCGCTCGGCGGCGCTGGGGCAGAAGGATCGGGAGGAGAGCGAAGCGTCGGCGCTACCGGCCGGCGGCAGGGCCAAGGTGGACGGCGGGGCGCTTCGGCGGCGGGCCCGGCGCTGCACTTGCTACACCTATAAGGATAAGGAGTGTGTCTACTACTGCCACCTCGACATCATCTGGATCAACACCCCCGA GAGGACTGTGCCATATGGACTGTCTAacttcagaagcagctttaGAGGCAAAAGATCTACAGGCCAGATTCAAAGTACTTTCCAGTTTTCACTTCGGTGCTCTTGTTTGGATGCTTATGACAAACAGTGCATGCAGTTTTGCAGAACACCAGACAGAAGAAG AAATCATGAATCAATGAAAAAGACAGAGGAGAAAGACCAACGCAAGGAAGAACAACGCCCTTTCATTCAGTAG
- the EDN3 gene encoding endothelin-3 isoform X2, protein MELGLLFLFGLTITSTAGSALPRPRSLPLPAGTEPRSAALGQKDREESEASALPAGGRAKVDGGALRRRARRCTCYTYKDKECVYYCHLDIIWINTPERTVPYGLSNFRSSFRGKRSTGQIQSTFQFSLRCSCLDAYDKQCMQFCRTPDRRSLMTLSFHGWLHKVNC, encoded by the exons ATGGAGCTGGGTTTATTGTTCCTCTTTGGACTTACAATTACGTCGACTGCAG GGTCCGCGCTGCCCCGGCCCcgatccctgcctctgcccgcTGGCACTGAGCCGCGCTCGGCGGCGCTGGGGCAGAAGGATCGGGAGGAGAGCGAAGCGTCGGCGCTACCGGCCGGCGGCAGGGCCAAGGTGGACGGCGGGGCGCTTCGGCGGCGGGCCCGGCGCTGCACTTGCTACACCTATAAGGATAAGGAGTGTGTCTACTACTGCCACCTCGACATCATCTGGATCAACACCCCCGA GAGGACTGTGCCATATGGACTGTCTAacttcagaagcagctttaGAGGCAAAAGATCTACAGGCCAGATTCAAAGTACTTTCCAGTTTTCACTTCGGTGCTCTTGTTTGGATGCTTATGACAAACAGTGCATGCAGTTTTGCAGAACACCAGACAGAAGAAG TCTGATGACATTGTCATTTCATGGCTGGCTGCATAAGGTTAATTGTTGA